Sequence from the Segatella copri genome:
TCCCAGCCGTTGATTTCGGCTCCGTCCACTTCCATGCCTTCGGGAGTCTCAACCAGCGTTCCGCCGAGGGTCAGCGATTCGCCCTTTCCGGTGTTGAACTCCTTGAGGGCTTCCGTAAGGTCGCTTTTCAGCGTCGTGGGGGTCGGGTTGCCGTCAGCATAGCGGATTTCACCCGTCAGCAGTTGTTCCGTGCCGGTCACACCCAGCAGCCGCACCGTGGCTTTCCACTTGCCGGCATCGTCACCTTCGGTAATCTTGGTGAAGGGCAGCACGACGTTCGAAGCGGCTCCGTAGGTATCGGTAGCGAAATCGAGTGTTTGGGCTGCACCCGTCAGATGGGCAACAATCTCCGTGATGCGTCCGGCGGCATCACCCGTCGGTTCGACGACAAGCGTCAGTTCGCGTACCTGCTGCTTCATTGCGGCGGTCAGCGGATAGTCCTTGTCTTTCTCGATGCTCAACTGTTCCGTATAGGTGAAGAACCATCCCGGGGCATTGTTCACAAAGGCATCCGTGCCTGCCCGGTTTCCCGTGGCTGCGGCAATGGTGGCTGTGGTGCCGTTCACCGTGATTCCTTCAGCCGGATTCCACACCGCAAGGGTGTAGCTGCCCGGAGCAAACAGATGGTCAGGGGCATGGATGGCGGAAGTCTCCGTACCCGTATAGTCGCCCATGGTGACCGTCCACGTGGCAGGTATGTCGATACCCTCACCTCGGGCCGACCAGTCGGCTGTCACCGCAATCTTCCCGTAGTCGGGATGCGGCGTGTCATAAAGCGTGTCCTTCACGCAGGAGGAGAGCAGCACGGCGGCTGCCATTCCCATCATATTTATATATCGTCTTGCTTTCATATACTATTCCTCCGTGTTAGAATAACTTCCATACCAATGTCACACCGGCATTGATGGGACCACACCAATCTTTTGTTTCGTTGCCGCGGCGTACACGTACACCGTTGATGACCTCATATTTCTCATAGTCGGCATTCAGGTAGCCCAAACCGAGGTTGAAATCAAGAGCCAGTGCCTTATTCAGCCGCAGCTGATAGCCGGCGGTGATGCCGCCACCCATCAGGTCGCCCTGCTTGCCAGTTTCGGAGAGCTTGTAGTTGAACTGTCCGGTCTTGAATATCGCGCCCAGATACCAGGCTTTCTTCTCACCCATATAGTAACGCACTTCTGGAGCCACTTCCCAGAGTGCATAGCGGCGGTCTTTGTCATTCCAACTCCAAGAAGTCCACGAGCTGTTTACGGCAATGCCCCACGACGGGCAGATGCGCCATTCCACGCCAAGATCTGGTGTCAGGGTAGCCCAGCGCAGCAGGTTGGCACGCAGGGAAAAATGATAGTCGGTTGGGGTTTTGGTTTCCAATGGCATGTCGGTAAGGTGATTTTGTTGAGCAGCTTTCTGCTGCGCAATGACAGGAAAAGTTACCGTCATCAGCCATAGAAACAGGGTTAGGATAGT
This genomic interval carries:
- a CDS encoding FimB/Mfa2 family fimbrial subunit; this translates as MKARRYINMMGMAAAVLLSSCVKDTLYDTPHPDYGKIAVTADWSARGEGIDIPATWTVTMGDYTGTETSAIHAPDHLFAPGSYTLAVWNPAEGITVNGTTATIAAATGNRAGTDAFVNNAPGWFFTYTEQLSIEKDKDYPLTAAMKQQVRELTLVVEPTGDAAGRITEIVAHLTGAAQTLDFATDTYGAASNVVLPFTKITEGDDAGKWKATVRLLGVTGTEQLLTGEIRYADGNPTPTTLKSDLTEALKEFNTGKGESLTLGGTLVETPEGMEVDGAEINGWEEVKGDDVNADL